From a single Pempheris klunzingeri isolate RE-2024b chromosome 2, fPemKlu1.hap1, whole genome shotgun sequence genomic region:
- the LOC139207242 gene encoding fibrinogen-like protein 1 yields the protein MIPFGFLGLLPLMSLYVGALLSSDASPACTLPPCRDSLVAAPIQPGMGAGVGSEACEGQTGTTACRMRVSLPAISDVPRRVDHRHDFPQAQPKTGGVKERLVQLQRCMRSLQETAGPWSQGGQESNSLGAILALMAAVLTECDLHCHSQALGAMAKRLESAAVGREGEKDLLLFLKSITQYPPTVPPLERLHPQDCAEIYRLGIKEDGIYTIQPDLHRPALEAKCDMQTAGGGWTMIQNRWDGSLDFNRTWQEYREGFGSPQGEHWLGNAALHALTSTGQHQLRIELEDWHQQKRHATYNNFKVASEAQRYRLTAREYSGDAGNALSYSKRYNHDGRSFSTTDRDHDRYAAGNCGQYYGAGWWFDACLAANLNGRYYRGRYSGVTNGIYWGTWYILTDGRTGERYSFKRVEMKTRPRNFGGAS from the exons ATGATTCCATTCGGTTTTCTCGGTTTGCTCCCTCTAATGTCTCTGTATGTGGGAGCACTGCTGTCCTCAGATGCATCTCCGGCCTGCACACTCCCTCCCTGCAGGGACAGTCTGGTGGCTGCACCCATCCAGCCTGGGATGGGAGCAGGAGTGGGTTCTGAGGCCTGTGAGGGTCAAACTGGGACAACAGCCTGCAGGATGAGGGTTTCACTTCCAGCCATCTCAGATGTTCCTCGTAGGGTGGATCACAGGCATGATTTCCCCCAGGCTCAGCCTAAG ACCGGTGGTGTCAAAGAGCGTCTCGTTCAGCTGCAGCGCTGCATGCGCTCTCTCCAGGAAACAGCGGGCCCCTGGAGTCAGGGGGGCCAGGAGAGCAACTCTCTGGGGGCCATCCTGGCACTAATGGCAGCTGTACTGACAGAGTGTGACCTCCACTGTCACAGCCAGGCCCTTGGAGCGATGGCCAAACGACTGG AGAGTGCAGCCGtgggaagagagggggagaaagaccTGCTGCTTTTCCTGAAGAGCATCACACAATATCCACCCACAG TTCCCCCCTTGGAGAGGTTACATCCTCAGGACTGTGCAGAGATTTACAGGCTTGGGATCAAAGAGGATGGAATCTACACGATCCAGCCTGACCTGCACAGGCCAGCATTGGAG GCTAAATGTGACATGCAGACGGCGGGCGGTGGGTGGACGATGATCCAGAATCGGTGGGACGGCTCTCTGGACTTCAACAGGACATGGCAGGAATACCGGGAGGGCTTTGGCAGTCCGCAGGGAGAGCACTGGCTGGGGAACGCAGCCCTGCACGCCCTCACCTCCACAGGCCAACACCAACTCCGCATCGAGCTGGAGGACTGGCACCAGCAGAAGCGCCATGCTACCTACAACAACTTCAAAGTGGCCTCAGAGGCACAGAG GTACCGTCTAACAGCTCGGGAGTATTCTGGTGATGCAGGAAATGCACTGAGCTACAGCAAACGTTACAACCACGACGGCAGGTCCTTCAGCACTACTGACCGAGACCATGACCGTTATGCAGCCGGAAACTGTGGTCAGTACTACGGGGCAGGTTGGTGGTTCGATGCCTGCCTGGCAGCAAACCTGAATGGGCGGTATTACCGTGGGCGCTACAGCGGGGTGACCAATGGTATTTACTGGGGGACGTGGTACATCCTGACAGACGGACGAACCGGAGAACGCTACTCCTTCAAGAGGGTGGAGATGAAGACAAGACCCAGGAACTTTGGAGGAGCATCCTAA